The Emys orbicularis isolate rEmyOrb1 chromosome 4, rEmyOrb1.hap1, whole genome shotgun sequence genomic sequence ttatagggacagccccaatatttgggactttttcttatataggtacctattaccctccaccccgtcccgatttttcacatttgctatctgacCACCCTACATGGATCAGAACGATAATGATTTATTTGTCATAACAAGACCAGTGTGCGAAGGCTCAGACATCTCATCTTGGATATGATGGGAGGTGGACAGACTTTATTCAGTTGATAATGTTGAGCTTCAGTGAAACCAGTTTGCTTTGTATTTGGACAGAAAGCAGAGGCAGACTTCTGTGGAAGTGCTGGCACCATCCTAGGCACCATCCAGAGGACTCTCATCCCAGGGACCTTCCTCTTTATCCTGGCTGTGGGACTAACTTTGAACATGCCCGTCATCTGGATCCTCATGTTCCGGGTGAAGCGCTGGAACAGGAGCACTATTTTCCTTTGTAACTTAGTTTTGGCTGACATCACTTGGATCTTAACCCTCCCCTTTCTGATCTACTACCATCTGAATCAGCTGCATTGGATCTTTGGAGATGCTCTTTGTAAAATTACCAGGACAATTTACCATGTTTCCTATTACTGCAGCATCTACTTTGTCACTTGTCTGAGTGTGGATCGCTATTTGGCTATAGTGCATCCGTTAAAGTCTCTGTGGTTGTTAAATAAACAACAGTCACTACTGATTTCCCTCTCCATATGGGCAGTAACTAGCTTGGCCAGTGTGCCAGTCCCCTTCGTTGCCAGCACCCAGATATGCCCAGACAACAAAACTATTTGCTCTCTTTATGTATTTTCCAGCTCCACCTATATAACGCTTCCCTTTTCCATGTGCTGCACAGTGGTTGGCTGCTTGCTGCCTTTCATTGCTATCTGTTACTGTTACTGCAGCAGTGTCAGGACACTGCAAAAGACTGGCCTTCATCACTTTCAGAAAAGGGATAAGCTCACCAAGCTCATGTACTCTGTTCTGATAATTTTTGCACTCCTTTATTTCCCTTACCACCTGTCAAGAAACACCTGCATCTTCTTAAGAGCATTGTGGCCCAATGGCAATAGGTCCATTGAGCATGCAGACACCATGTTCTTTGTAGAGGTAGCAGTGTGTAGCCTTAAT encodes the following:
- the LOC135877258 gene encoding P2Y purinoceptor 1-like, which gives rise to MRMGRTPGQKAEADFCGSAGTILGTIQRTLIPGTFLFILAVGLTLNMPVIWILMFRVKRWNRSTIFLCNLVLADITWILTLPFLIYYHLNQLHWIFGDALCKITRTIYHVSYYCSIYFVTCLSVDRYLAIVHPLKSLWLLNKQQSLLISLSIWAVTSLASVPVPFVASTQICPDNKTICSLYVFSSSTYITLPFSMCCTVVGCLLPFIAICYCYCSSVRTLQKTGLHHFQKRDKLTKLMYSVLIIFALLYFPYHLSRNTCIFLRALWPNGNRSIEHADTMFFVEVAVCSLNTCINPLFCFLAGGDFRDQVCKIASSYCHTKTWRSQQQRTSVYPV